A stretch of DNA from Bradyrhizobium algeriense:
TCGGAATAGTACGAGATCAAAATGAGGCCGTCCGGATTCGCGTCGCGGGCGCGCACGAGCGTGGAACGGAAATCACGCTCGTCTGGGATATATCCCTCGCTGATGACCACTTCGGCGCCAAACTCTTTGGCGGCGCTCGCGAAATGATCGCGGCTGGTGCGCCCCCAATCGGTATTGAGATGCAGGATGGCGAGCTTCTTGAGGCCAAGATGGGTCACGGCATAGCGCGCCAGCAGCGGCTGCTCGTCCGCCTGGCTGACGGAGGTGCTCCACATGAAGTCGCCCCCTTTGGTAAAATCCGGATGGGAGTTGGTGAAGCCGAACTGCACCAGGCCTGCCCGCTGATAGATCGGCGATGCAGCCATCGACGCCGGACTCGAGAAATCGCCGAGCTCCATGACGATCTTCGGATCCGAAACGAATTTCTGGGCAATCGCCACCGATTGGCGTGGGTCGCTCTGGCTGTCTTCAAAGGTATAGGCAAGCTTGCGCCCGTTGATCCCGCCTGCTGCGTGGATTTCATCCAGCGCCAGGTCGAAACCTTGCTTCCATTGCGCGCCATACTGCGCGTTAGGCCCCGTCAACGGGCCGCTGACACCGAGCATGACGGGTTCGGAAGATTGCGCGAAAGCGGTGCGCGAGATTGCCGCTCCGGTCATGATGGCAGCAAGAGAGCCTTTGACCAGGCTACGACGGCTGATGTTTCTCATCTGCGACTCCATCCGTTCTGAAACTGGAAATCCATCTTATCGGGGCAATTCTCATGCCAGAGGATGCCGGTGCAATCACGCATCGGCACCCTTTGTCGGCTCGCCGAGCGACAGCATCAACCTGTTCGCCCAGTTGAAGAATGCCGCGCTGTTGATCACGTCGACGATCTCGGCATCATCGAGACCCACGCCGCGCAGTTCCTCGACGTGTTGCTTGCCGAATGCGATGGGCGTCGAGGCAAGTGCAACCGAAGCCCTGACAATGGCGTTCCAGCGCGCTCCGAGACCGGCGCCCACGCCCTCGTCGAGCAGACGCTGGACATCGTCGCGGCGCTTGGAATGGACTGTGGCGAAGCGCGCGTGCACGGACGCGCAGTAGATGCATCCATTGTAGCGGGACGTCGCCGCGGCCGCGAGTTCGCGCTCGGCCCGCGGCAAGCCATCTGCGGTGTTGTAGAAGATATCCTTGTCGGTCTTGGTCCTGGCTTCGAGAACCTCGGGATCACGCACCAGCAGGCGAAAGTAATCAGACTTCGCGCGGGATCGATCGACCAGGCCGGCCCAATGCCGCTCCGTCAAGTCTTCCTCGGGAAACGGATCCAGCCAGGGCAGCCAGCCCAGTTCGTCCTGGGTAAAGACGACCGGTTCGTTCCTGTTGGCATGAACGACGATTGAATCACTCATGATTTTTAGCTCCTCAACTGGCTTGGGCCGCAGCATCTGCATGGTGTCCGAGTGACGCGCCAAGCGTCCGCAGCCCGGCGACGGCCCGAACCTGAAACGACAGGAACGCGACCAGTTGAGACAACGTTACGATAGCGGTCGTTGACCAGCCGGC
This window harbors:
- a CDS encoding ABC transporter substrate-binding protein → MRNISRRSLVKGSLAAIMTGAAISRTAFAQSSEPVMLGVSGPLTGPNAQYGAQWKQGFDLALDEIHAAGGINGRKLAYTFEDSQSDPRQSVAIAQKFVSDPKIVMELGDFSSPASMAASPIYQRAGLVQFGFTNSHPDFTKGGDFMWSTSVSQADEQPLLARYAVTHLGLKKLAILHLNTDWGRTSRDHFASAAKEFGAEVVISEGYIPDERDFRSTLVRARDANPDGLILISYYSDGALIARQARQAGLKQKICAASSVYSPKFLELGGEAVEDVHLGTRYFPNDPRPEVQKFVSGFKAKYNGQEPDAFNAYSYDAMNVAAAVVRIGGTDRRAVRDAFTKVRDVSTVVFGPATFDVASRRVKGAMNTELVIRKGQFTLWDGKPT
- a CDS encoding alkylhydroperoxidase domain protein — its product is MSDSIVVHANRNEPVVFTQDELGWLPWLDPFPEEDLTERHWAGLVDRSRAKSDYFRLLVRDPEVLEARTKTDKDIFYNTADGLPRAERELAAAATSRYNGCIYCASVHARFATVHSKRRDDVQRLLDEGVGAGLGARWNAIVRASVALASTPIAFGKQHVEELRGVGLDDAEIVDVINSAAFFNWANRLMLSLGEPTKGADA